The Corynebacterium pseudopelargi genome contains a region encoding:
- a CDS encoding DUF4191 domain-containing protein — MADPNKQDIKAAKKAQKRAKREQRKNTRKQIWQAFQMQRKQDKALVPIMLAAFLGMGLVFFLLGSLWGGQWFMLIVGLAFGAALAMWLFSRRLQNSVYDRADGQAGAAGWALENLRSGMGIAWRTKTGVAMTRQMDVLHRVVGVSGVVLVGEGNRSHLNNLIAQQKRRIEKLVPGVPVEVVMVGNEGDAVPLKNLQRHLMKMPKRYKKNEVYQIAGRLEAMDAVNSGQALPKGPIPGGGKMSGMNRAARRAAERNKRG; from the coding sequence ATGGCAGACCCGAATAAACAGGACATCAAGGCCGCAAAGAAGGCTCAGAAGCGCGCTAAGCGTGAGCAGCGCAAGAATACGCGTAAGCAGATCTGGCAGGCATTCCAGATGCAGCGCAAGCAAGATAAGGCGCTGGTGCCGATCATGCTCGCCGCATTCTTGGGCATGGGCTTAGTCTTTTTCCTGCTCGGCTCCCTCTGGGGTGGCCAGTGGTTCATGTTGATCGTAGGCCTCGCCTTCGGTGCAGCACTGGCCATGTGGCTGTTTAGCCGTCGCCTGCAAAATAGCGTCTATGACCGCGCCGATGGCCAAGCCGGTGCCGCTGGCTGGGCGCTGGAGAACCTTCGCTCCGGCATGGGCATTGCTTGGCGCACCAAGACCGGTGTTGCCATGACCCGCCAAATGGATGTGCTGCACCGCGTGGTGGGCGTATCTGGTGTGGTGCTGGTGGGCGAAGGCAACCGCAGCCACCTGAATAACCTCATTGCGCAGCAGAAGCGTCGCATTGAAAAGCTCGTCCCCGGCGTGCCCGTCGAGGTGGTCATGGTGGGCAATGAAGGCGATGCCGTGCCGCTGAAGAACTTGCAGCGCCACCTGATGAAGATGCCCAAGCGCTACAAGAAGAATGAGGTCTACCAGATCGCAGGTCGTCTTGAGGCCATGGATGCAGTCAATTCCGGCCAGGCACTGCCCAAAGGCCCCATCCCCGGCGGCGGCAAGATGTCAGGCATGAATCGTGCCGCTCGACGCGCCGCTGAGCGCAATAAGCGCGGCTAA
- the glnA gene encoding type I glutamate--ammonia ligase, whose amino-acid sequence MAFQSADDVLKFIKDEEVEFIDIRFTDVPGIEQHFSIPANILDEDAIEEGLAFDGSSVRGFTTIDESDMNLLPDLATAKIDPFRKSKTLNMKFFVHDPFTREPFSRDPRNVARKAEEYLASTGIADTCFFGAEAEFYLFDKVRYATDAHTGFYEVDSEEGWWNRGKDTQLDGTPNLGYKTRLKGGYFPVPPYDQTLELRDEMTKNLMQCGYEIERFHHEVGTGGQQEINYKFNTLLHAADDLQSFKYIIKNTAAQHGKTVTFMPKPLAGDNGSGMHAHQSLWKDGKPLFHDESGYAGLSDIARYYIGGILHHAGAVLAFTNPTLNSYHRLVPGFEAPINLVYSQRNRSAAVRIPITGSNPKAKRIEFRAPDPSGNPYFGFAAMMLAGLDGIKNRIEPHAPVDKDLYELPPEEAASIPQAPTSLEASLKALEEDHEFLTDNDVFTEDLIDTYVKLKYDNEITPVRLRPTPQEFELYYDC is encoded by the coding sequence GTGGCATTTCAATCCGCTGACGACGTACTGAAGTTCATCAAGGACGAAGAAGTCGAGTTCATCGACATCCGTTTCACCGACGTTCCCGGCATCGAGCAGCACTTCTCGATCCCCGCGAACATCCTCGACGAAGACGCAATCGAAGAAGGCCTCGCATTCGACGGCTCCTCTGTTCGCGGCTTTACCACCATTGACGAGTCCGACATGAACCTCCTGCCGGACCTCGCCACCGCGAAGATCGACCCCTTCCGGAAATCTAAGACGTTGAACATGAAGTTCTTCGTCCACGATCCTTTCACCCGCGAGCCATTCTCCCGCGACCCGCGCAACGTGGCACGCAAGGCAGAGGAATATCTTGCGTCCACCGGCATCGCCGACACCTGCTTCTTTGGCGCTGAGGCGGAGTTCTACCTCTTTGACAAGGTTCGTTACGCCACTGACGCCCACACCGGCTTCTACGAAGTAGATTCCGAAGAAGGCTGGTGGAACCGCGGCAAGGACACCCAGCTCGACGGCACGCCCAACCTGGGCTACAAGACCCGCCTCAAGGGCGGCTACTTCCCCGTGCCCCCATACGATCAGACCCTTGAGCTTCGCGACGAAATGACGAAGAACCTCATGCAGTGTGGTTACGAGATCGAGCGTTTCCACCACGAGGTAGGCACCGGCGGCCAGCAGGAAATCAACTACAAGTTCAATACGCTGCTGCATGCTGCCGACGATCTGCAGTCTTTCAAGTACATCATCAAAAACACCGCGGCACAGCACGGCAAGACCGTCACCTTCATGCCCAAGCCACTGGCAGGCGATAACGGCTCCGGCATGCACGCCCACCAGTCGCTGTGGAAGGACGGCAAGCCGCTGTTCCACGACGAGTCCGGCTACGCAGGCCTTTCCGATATCGCCCGCTACTACATCGGCGGTATCCTCCACCACGCAGGCGCGGTGTTGGCATTTACCAACCCGACCCTGAACTCCTACCACCGCCTGGTGCCCGGCTTCGAGGCTCCCATCAACCTGGTGTACTCGCAGCGCAACCGTTCGGCTGCCGTGCGCATCCCGATCACCGGCTCCAACCCCAAGGCAAAGCGCATCGAGTTCCGCGCACCGGACCCATCGGGCAACCCCTACTTCGGTTTCGCTGCCATGATGCTGGCAGGTCTCGACGGCATCAAGAACCGCATCGAGCCGCACGCTCCGGTGGATAAGGACCTCTACGAGCTTCCTCCGGAGGAGGCAGCTTCCATCCCGCAGGCACCGACCTCACTTGAGGCATCGCTGAAGGCTCTGGAAGAAGACCACGAGTTCCTCACCGACAACGACGTCTTCACCGAGGATCTCATCGATACCTACGTCAAGCTGAAGTACGACAACGAGATCACCCCCGTGCGCCTGCGCCCCACCCCGCAGGAGTTCGAGCTGTACTACGACTGCTAA
- a CDS encoding Na+/H+ antiporter family protein: MNAVLIAVVVMLVLALLRVHVVISLFLGALVGGLLSGLGIDQTMIAFEDGLAGGAKIALSYALLGAFAMAVSSSGLPQLLADWIMDKVGVTSEETRSRAASLAKWLMLAGILAMSVMSQNLIPVHIAFIPLIIPPLLAVMNKLRIDRRLVACVITFGLVTTYMWIPLGFGSIFLNDILLGNIQQAGMDTEGINVLHVMAIPALGMVAGLLIAVFVSYRKPRDYQTIDIAAGVETQSVSRYKVIVSIIAIIATFGVQVWMQAIGTEADSLLIGALVGLAIFMGTGAVHWKAADDVFSQGMRMMALIGFIMITAQGFASVMKATGEVESLVTASANLVGDSKGLAAFAMLLVGLVVTMGIGSSFSTLPIIATIYVPLCATLGFSPAATVAIVGAAGALGDAGSPASDSTLGPTAGLDADGQHDHIRDTVIPTFLHFNLPLLASGWIAAMVL, from the coding sequence ATGAATGCTGTCCTGATCGCAGTGGTGGTCATGCTCGTGCTGGCCCTGCTGCGCGTCCACGTTGTAATTTCCCTGTTCCTCGGCGCGCTCGTCGGTGGCCTGCTCTCTGGTTTGGGCATTGACCAAACCATGATTGCTTTTGAAGATGGCCTAGCCGGTGGTGCAAAAATTGCCTTGAGTTATGCACTGCTCGGCGCTTTTGCCATGGCGGTATCCTCTTCTGGTTTACCGCAGCTTCTGGCGGATTGGATCATGGATAAGGTCGGGGTGACCTCCGAAGAAACCAGGTCGCGGGCAGCCTCGCTAGCAAAATGGCTCATGCTTGCCGGCATCTTGGCTATGAGCGTGATGAGCCAAAACCTCATCCCGGTGCACATCGCGTTCATCCCGCTGATCATCCCGCCGCTTTTGGCCGTGATGAATAAGCTACGCATCGATCGTCGCCTCGTTGCCTGCGTGATCACCTTCGGCCTAGTCACCACCTATATGTGGATCCCCTTGGGCTTCGGTTCGATCTTCCTCAACGACATCCTGCTTGGCAATATCCAACAAGCCGGCATGGATACCGAGGGCATTAACGTGCTGCACGTCATGGCCATCCCAGCGCTGGGCATGGTGGCAGGTCTGCTCATCGCTGTGTTTGTCAGCTACCGCAAACCAAGGGATTACCAGACCATCGACATTGCCGCTGGTGTGGAAACCCAATCGGTGTCTCGCTATAAGGTGATCGTTTCCATCATCGCGATCATCGCCACCTTTGGTGTGCAGGTGTGGATGCAGGCGATTGGCACCGAGGCTGATTCGCTGTTGATTGGTGCCTTGGTTGGCCTTGCCATCTTTATGGGCACAGGCGCTGTGCACTGGAAGGCCGCCGATGATGTGTTTAGCCAAGGTATGCGCATGATGGCGCTGATCGGCTTTATCATGATCACCGCCCAGGGCTTTGCCTCGGTGATGAAGGCAACCGGCGAGGTTGAATCTTTGGTCACCGCTTCTGCCAACCTCGTTGGCGACTCTAAGGGGCTCGCTGCCTTTGCCATGCTCCTGGTCGGCTTGGTGGTCACCATGGGTATCGGATCTTCCTTTTCCACCTTGCCCATCATCGCCACGATCTATGTGCCGTTGTGTGCAACGCTTGGCTTTTCTCCAGCGGCTACGGTTGCCATCGTTGGCGCCGCAGGTGCGCTTGGCGACGCAGGCTCGCCCGCATCAGACTCCACACTCGGCCCCACGGCTGGTTTGGATGCCGACGGCCAGCATGACCACATTCGCGATACCGTGATCCCCACGTTCTTGCACTTCAACCTGCCTTTGCTGGCCTCTGGTTGGATCGCTGCCATGGTGCTGTAA
- a CDS encoding RDD family protein: MNSRRNTPKDESDHTPRQPRRSWLDGPQIPSQFDADNTARWPGEHLGLPAKGPGSLASVMRRTGGVFIDWFICLAIANGVVALTSSLGGVATVTPMIYLLLGVISVWLFARTPGQAILGMGVARIDAEARVNFLRAFARTFFTLFIFPAVLVDADGRGIHDRATGTSVVMG, translated from the coding sequence ATGAATAGCCGTCGAAACACCCCCAAAGACGAATCGGATCACACGCCGCGACAGCCCAGAAGAAGCTGGCTCGACGGCCCACAGATCCCCTCACAATTTGATGCCGACAACACCGCTCGCTGGCCTGGTGAGCACCTCGGTTTACCTGCAAAAGGCCCGGGCTCCCTGGCTTCTGTGATGCGGCGAACCGGTGGGGTGTTTATCGACTGGTTCATCTGCCTTGCCATCGCCAATGGCGTTGTAGCCCTCACCAGCTCCCTCGGGGGTGTCGCCACCGTTACCCCCATGATCTACCTCCTGCTCGGTGTGATCTCCGTCTGGCTATTCGCACGAACCCCCGGCCAAGCCATCCTCGGCATGGGTGTTGCAAGGATTGACGCCGAAGCCCGAGTGAATTTCCTCCGCGCATTCGCTCGCACCTTTTTCACCCTCTTTATCTTCCCCGCAGTGCTTGTCGACGCCGACGGCCGCGGCATCCACGACCGAGCAACCGGTACATCCGTGGTGATGGGCTAA
- a CDS encoding PTS sugar transporter subunit IIC: MKVLNGISIAVVVALVPQALLGELLKALVPHFPSLQTFLSLIALSATMLPAIIGFLVGMQFKLNPIQNATVAVASVLGSGVAQVDPNGGFHLQGTGLVINAGLTAGIGVLIAKYIGPKLGQYMVLFLPMIVVVVAGGIGWIITYPAVKVFSVWLGEVIVGATNLQPILMGMIMAVVFAFLILSPISTVGIATAIFLSGIASGTANLGCVCAAFGVCVAGWRANPVAASLLPVIGSPKVHMANIMGRPLNFLPILCSSAIVGAIGGWLGIAGTPISAGFGISGLVGPVTALNAEGWGWSFGNILIIIGIFVVLPLLCSIVFVRIFQRAGLIRPDHYRLSFI; encoded by the coding sequence ATGAAGGTGCTCAACGGCATCTCCATTGCAGTGGTGGTAGCCCTTGTCCCCCAAGCCCTGCTTGGTGAGCTACTCAAGGCACTCGTTCCGCACTTCCCGTCGCTGCAGACGTTCCTAAGCCTCATCGCACTGTCTGCCACCATGCTGCCGGCCATCATCGGCTTCTTGGTGGGCATGCAATTCAAGCTCAACCCAATCCAAAACGCCACCGTTGCTGTGGCATCCGTCCTCGGCTCTGGCGTAGCCCAGGTAGACCCCAATGGAGGCTTCCACCTCCAAGGCACAGGGCTCGTGATCAATGCAGGACTTACCGCCGGCATTGGCGTGCTCATTGCTAAATACATCGGCCCCAAACTAGGCCAGTACATGGTGCTGTTTTTGCCCATGATCGTCGTGGTGGTTGCCGGTGGCATCGGCTGGATCATCACCTACCCGGCCGTGAAGGTCTTCAGCGTTTGGCTCGGTGAAGTGATCGTGGGGGCTACCAACCTTCAACCCATCTTGATGGGCATGATCATGGCCGTCGTCTTCGCATTCTTGATTCTAAGCCCCATTTCTACCGTGGGTATTGCCACCGCCATCTTCCTCTCCGGCATTGCCTCCGGTACCGCGAACCTCGGTTGCGTTTGCGCCGCCTTTGGCGTGTGCGTTGCCGGTTGGCGAGCAAACCCCGTGGCAGCTTCCCTATTGCCCGTGATCGGCTCACCCAAGGTACACATGGCCAATATCATGGGCCGCCCCTTGAACTTCCTGCCTATCCTGTGCAGCTCGGCCATCGTGGGCGCTATCGGTGGCTGGCTCGGCATTGCCGGCACTCCGATTTCCGCGGGCTTCGGCATCTCCGGTTTGGTAGGCCCGGTTACCGCCTTGAATGCTGAAGGCTGGGGCTGGAGCTTTGGCAATATCTTGATCATCATCGGCATCTTCGTTGTACTGCCACTGCTGTGCTCGATTGTGTTTGTTCGCATCTTCCAGCGCGCAGGCCTAATCCGCCCTGATCACTACCGCCTGAGCTTCATCTAA
- a CDS encoding CsbD family protein has translation MGDFENKAEDLGGKVKEGFGEATGNEDIKNEGKADQVKSDVKEAADNVGEKVKEAADKVIGAFKGDDK, from the coding sequence ATGGGCGATTTCGAAAACAAGGCTGAGGATCTCGGCGGCAAGGTCAAGGAAGGCTTCGGCGAGGCTACCGGCAACGAAGACATCAAGAACGAGGGCAAGGCCGACCAGGTTAAGTCCGACGTGAAGGAAGCTGCTGACAATGTCGGCGAGAAGGTTAAGGAAGCTGCCGACAAGGTAATCGGCGCTTTCAAGGGCGACGACAAGTAA
- a CDS encoding YrhK family protein, whose amino-acid sequence MPKFFDPRNALKSKQHMEVAAIYELAYTIVDVVAAATFLIGSFLFFSDRTMVAGTWLFVIGSVLFGIRPCIRLVKEYKLMKMGDFADAANA is encoded by the coding sequence ATGCCAAAATTCTTTGATCCTCGCAATGCCCTCAAATCCAAGCAACACATGGAAGTTGCTGCGATCTATGAGTTGGCCTACACCATCGTCGATGTTGTCGCAGCGGCAACCTTCTTAATCGGATCGTTCCTCTTTTTTAGCGACCGCACCATGGTTGCAGGCACCTGGCTGTTTGTTATCGGTTCAGTACTATTCGGCATCCGCCCCTGCATCCGTCTGGTCAAGGAATACAAGCTGATGAAGATGGGCGATTTTGCCGACGCGGCAAATGCTTAA
- the gltB gene encoding glutamate synthase large subunit: MRTIGLYNPEHEKDACGVAFVANMHGEASRTLVDHAIQALVNLDHRGAAGAEKNTGDGAGILIQIPDAFYREVCEFDLPAPGSYATGIAFLPRARMAMLDAKREIEAIAKEEGARVIGWRDMPTNPEGLGKMALDAMPSFAQVFIEVAQPSDAESDSELLSGIELDRVMFFIRKRCERELGTKNGEETVYFPSLSARTIVYKGMLTTPQLAKFYPDLRDPRLSSAIALVHSRFSTNTFPAWPLAHPYRLVAHNGEINTVRGNENWMRARESLIRSEQLGSLDRVLPICTPTGSDTARFDEALELLHLGGRSLPHAVMMTIPQAWEHAEIAPELRDFYEYHSCLMEPWDGPAAVAFTDGTLVGATLDRNGLRPGRIWITDDGLVVMASEAGVLDIAPEKIVKRTRVQPGRMFLVDTAQGRVIEDEEIKRELATAEPYGEWIEQNFVHLKDLPQTRYEYMPHNRAVLRQRVFGITEEDVDLIIRPMALEASEAIGSMGSDTPIAALSARPRMLFDFFAQRFAQVTNPPLDSIREKPVTSMFTLLGAQSDVLNPDAEAARRIHMDRPIIDNHELATLIHANDDGDWPTFGAAVISGLYPVAHHGAGLREAIARVRREVSEAIAQGKSIIVLSDRESDERFAPIPSLLLTSAVHQHLVAERTRTRASLVIESGDAREVHHLAMLISFGADAINPYMAFETIDELRMKGQLGELSLDEACRNYIQAATSGVLKVMSKMGIATVASYRGAQLADVTGLHQELLDEYFGGVHSPISGADLEDIADDVRARHRGAFLPRPEEHAHRELDLGGEYKWRREGEYHLFNPETIFKLQHATKTGQYNIFKEYTRKVDDQSKRLATIRGLFEFASDREPISVDEVEPVADIVKRFSTGAMSYGSISAEAHEVLAIAMNRLGGMSNSGEGGEDPARFDVAPNGDWKRSAIKQVASGRFGVTSHYLSNCTDIQIKMAQGAKPGEGGQLPPHKVYPWVAEVRITTPGVGLISPPPHHDIYSIEDLAQLIHDLKNANPDARIHVKLVAEQGIGAVAAGVSKAHADVVLVSGHDGGTGASPLTSLKHAGGPWELGLAETQQTLLLNGLRDRIRVQCDGQLKTGRDVVIAALLGAEEFGFATAPLVVEGCIMMRVCHLDTCPVGIATQNPELRKKFTGRAEHVVNFFTFIAEEVREYLAQLGFRSIDEAVGQAQVLRMTEEAATERAGKLDLSPIFQRVESQHFRNQNLRCTKSQEHSLEQALDNQIIADTQLTIDAAAAKSSASAPAWMAAGENPHIELHYPIANVHRSVGTMTGSRITRAAGAAGLPDHTLQLNFTGSAGNSFGAFIPKGMTLKLTGDANDFVGKGLSGGQIVVRPHPDAPQQLENNPDIIAGNVVGYGATSGVLLIGGSVGERFCVRNSGATAVVEGIGNHGCEYMTGGMVLITGEVGDNFGAGMSGGIAYLRKQEHLESKLNPDVANGIEELLSEDRETISELLTAHAEATGRQLDLKPDDFIKIVPAPYRKVLDVIETATAEGRDVNVAIMEAVK, from the coding sequence ATGCGCACTATCGGCTTGTACAACCCAGAACACGAAAAAGATGCCTGCGGTGTGGCCTTCGTGGCGAATATGCACGGCGAGGCATCACGAACGCTTGTCGATCACGCCATTCAGGCGCTGGTCAACCTCGACCACCGTGGCGCTGCTGGAGCAGAGAAAAACACAGGTGACGGCGCTGGCATCTTGATCCAGATCCCAGATGCTTTCTATCGCGAGGTCTGCGAATTCGATTTGCCGGCACCTGGCAGCTATGCCACTGGCATCGCCTTTTTACCCAGGGCTCGCATGGCCATGTTGGACGCCAAGCGCGAAATTGAGGCCATCGCCAAGGAAGAAGGCGCCCGCGTAATCGGCTGGCGCGATATGCCCACCAACCCTGAAGGGTTGGGCAAGATGGCACTTGATGCCATGCCGAGCTTCGCCCAGGTGTTTATCGAGGTTGCTCAACCCTCTGATGCAGAGTCCGACTCCGAGCTTTTAAGCGGCATCGAACTCGACCGCGTGATGTTTTTTATTCGCAAGCGCTGCGAGCGTGAGCTTGGCACCAAAAATGGTGAGGAAACGGTCTACTTCCCCTCGCTCAGCGCCCGCACCATCGTGTACAAGGGCATGCTCACCACCCCGCAGTTGGCAAAGTTCTATCCCGATCTGCGCGATCCTCGCCTCAGCAGTGCCATTGCCCTGGTGCACTCGCGCTTTTCCACCAACACCTTCCCGGCTTGGCCTTTGGCTCACCCTTATCGCCTGGTGGCCCACAACGGTGAGATCAATACCGTGCGCGGTAATGAGAACTGGATGCGTGCGCGCGAATCTCTGATCCGCTCGGAGCAGCTTGGTTCCTTGGATCGCGTGCTGCCGATTTGTACTCCCACCGGCTCAGATACCGCTCGCTTTGATGAGGCACTCGAGCTGTTGCACCTCGGTGGCCGCAGCCTGCCGCACGCGGTGATGATGACCATCCCCCAGGCGTGGGAACATGCAGAGATCGCACCTGAGCTGCGCGATTTCTATGAGTACCACTCCTGCCTGATGGAGCCTTGGGATGGCCCGGCCGCCGTTGCCTTTACCGATGGCACCCTCGTTGGCGCCACCCTAGACCGCAATGGTCTGCGCCCCGGCCGCATTTGGATCACCGACGATGGCCTGGTGGTCATGGCCTCGGAGGCCGGCGTGCTTGATATCGCCCCCGAAAAGATTGTCAAGCGCACCCGCGTGCAGCCTGGCAGGATGTTCTTGGTTGATACTGCCCAGGGCCGCGTGATTGAAGATGAAGAAATCAAACGCGAACTGGCCACGGCTGAGCCTTATGGCGAGTGGATCGAGCAGAACTTCGTCCACCTCAAGGATCTACCCCAGACCCGCTATGAGTACATGCCCCACAATCGTGCAGTATTGCGCCAGCGCGTGTTCGGCATTACTGAAGAAGACGTCGATCTGATCATCCGCCCCATGGCGCTCGAGGCTTCTGAGGCCATTGGTTCCATGGGCTCTGATACCCCGATCGCAGCGCTTTCTGCTCGCCCACGCATGCTGTTCGATTTCTTTGCACAGCGCTTTGCGCAGGTGACCAACCCTCCGCTTGACTCGATACGAGAAAAGCCTGTCACCAGCATGTTCACCCTGCTGGGAGCACAATCCGATGTGCTTAACCCCGATGCTGAGGCAGCGCGGCGCATCCACATGGATCGCCCCATCATTGATAACCACGAGCTGGCTACCTTGATCCACGCCAATGATGATGGCGATTGGCCTACCTTCGGCGCTGCCGTGATCTCTGGTTTGTACCCGGTGGCCCATCACGGTGCTGGGTTGCGTGAAGCGATTGCGCGCGTGCGTCGAGAAGTTTCTGAGGCCATTGCCCAAGGCAAGTCGATCATTGTGCTTTCAGACCGCGAATCCGATGAGCGCTTCGCCCCGATCCCCTCCTTGCTGCTTACTTCGGCAGTGCACCAGCACCTCGTGGCCGAGCGCACCCGCACCCGCGCATCGCTGGTGATCGAGTCCGGCGATGCCCGCGAGGTGCACCACCTGGCAATGCTGATCAGCTTCGGTGCCGATGCCATCAACCCCTATATGGCCTTTGAAACCATCGATGAGCTGCGCATGAAAGGCCAGTTGGGTGAGCTGAGCTTGGATGAGGCCTGCCGCAACTACATTCAGGCCGCTACCTCTGGTGTGTTGAAGGTGATGTCCAAGATGGGTATTGCCACGGTGGCTTCCTATCGTGGTGCTCAGCTTGCCGACGTCACCGGTTTGCATCAAGAGTTGCTGGATGAATACTTCGGCGGGGTACATTCGCCCATTTCGGGCGCAGACCTTGAAGATATTGCCGATGATGTTCGTGCGCGCCACCGTGGTGCCTTCCTGCCGCGCCCTGAGGAGCATGCACACCGTGAATTGGACTTAGGTGGTGAGTACAAGTGGCGTCGAGAAGGCGAATACCACCTGTTTAACCCCGAAACCATTTTTAAGTTGCAGCACGCCACCAAGACTGGCCAGTACAACATTTTCAAGGAATACACCCGCAAGGTGGATGATCAATCCAAGCGCCTTGCCACCATCCGCGGCCTGTTCGAGTTTGCCTCTGATCGCGAGCCGATCTCGGTGGATGAGGTGGAGCCGGTGGCAGATATCGTGAAACGCTTCTCCACGGGTGCCATGAGCTATGGCTCGATCTCGGCTGAGGCTCACGAGGTGCTGGCTATTGCCATGAACCGCTTAGGTGGCATGTCTAACTCCGGTGAGGGTGGCGAAGATCCAGCCCGTTTCGATGTAGCCCCCAACGGCGATTGGAAGCGCTCTGCCATCAAGCAGGTGGCCTCGGGTCGTTTCGGTGTTACCAGCCACTACCTGAGTAACTGCACCGATATTCAGATCAAGATGGCGCAGGGTGCAAAACCTGGCGAGGGCGGCCAACTGCCTCCGCACAAGGTCTACCCCTGGGTGGCAGAGGTTCGCATCACCACCCCTGGTGTTGGTTTGATCTCTCCGCCTCCGCACCACGATATCTACTCCATCGAGGATCTAGCGCAGCTTATCCACGACCTGAAAAACGCTAACCCTGATGCGCGCATCCACGTCAAGCTCGTCGCCGAGCAAGGCATTGGTGCCGTGGCGGCAGGTGTGTCGAAGGCTCACGCCGATGTGGTGTTGGTGTCTGGCCACGATGGTGGCACTGGTGCATCTCCGCTGACCTCGCTAAAGCACGCAGGTGGTCCCTGGGAGCTGGGTTTGGCAGAAACGCAACAAACCTTGCTGCTCAATGGCCTGCGCGATCGTATTCGCGTCCAATGCGATGGTCAGCTTAAGACTGGCCGCGACGTGGTCATCGCAGCACTGCTTGGTGCAGAGGAGTTCGGTTTTGCCACCGCCCCCTTGGTGGTTGAAGGCTGCATCATGATGCGCGTGTGCCACCTGGATACCTGCCCGGTGGGCATTGCCACGCAGAACCCGGAGCTGCGTAAGAAGTTCACCGGCCGCGCCGAGCATGTGGTGAATTTCTTTACCTTCATTGCCGAAGAGGTTCGCGAGTACCTAGCCCAGCTTGGCTTCCGCTCGATTGACGAGGCCGTAGGCCAAGCACAGGTGCTGCGCATGACTGAGGAAGCTGCCACCGAGCGCGCTGGCAAGCTGGATCTTTCGCCGATTTTCCAGCGCGTTGAATCCCAGCACTTCCGCAACCAGAATCTGCGTTGCACGAAGTCGCAGGAACACTCCTTGGAGCAGGCACTGGATAACCAGATCATTGCCGATACGCAGCTGACGATCGACGCTGCTGCAGCAAAGAGCTCTGCTAGTGCACCGGCATGGATGGCTGCTGGAGAAAATCCCCACATCGAGCTGCACTACCCCATTGCCAATGTGCACCGCTCGGTGGGCACGATGACGGGTTCGCGCATTACCCGCGCCGCCGGTGCCGCCGGGTTGCCGGATCACACCTTGCAACTTAACTTCACCGGTTCTGCTGGCAATAGCTTCGGCGCGTTTATTCCGAAGGGCATGACGCTAAAGCTCACCGGCGATGCCAATGACTTTGTGGGCAAGGGCCTTTCCGGCGGCCAGATCGTGGTTCGCCCGCACCCAGATGCACCGCAGCAATTGGAAAATAACCCAGACATTATTGCCGGCAACGTGGTGGGTTATGGCGCAACCAGTGGTGTGCTGTTGATTGGTGGTTCTGTGGGCGAGCGCTTCTGTGTTCGTAACTCCGGTGCCACTGCAGTAGTTGAAGGCATTGGTAACCACGGTTGTGAGTACATGACCGGCGGCATGGTGTTAATTACAGGCGAGGTGGGCGATAACTTCGGCGCTGGCATGTCCGGCGGCATCGCTTACTTACGCAAACAAGAGCACCTGGAATCCAAGCTGAACCCGGATGTTGCCAATGGCATCGAGGAGCTTCTCAGCGAAGACCGCGAGACCATCAGCGAGCTGCTCACCGCGCACGCTGAGGCCACTGGTAGGCAGCTTGATCTGAAGCCGGATGACTTTATCAAGATTGTGCCCGCACCGTATCGCAAGGTGTTGGACGTGATCGAAACGGCCACTGCCGAGGGCAGGGACGTCAACGTAGCGATTATGGAGGCAGTGAAATAA